Proteins encoded by one window of Pseudomonas coleopterorum:
- a CDS encoding DUF748 domain-containing protein yields the protein MKRRYSWPLWTFTGLVVLVLALHIALPYLVRDYLNDKLADMGEYKGRVSDVDLAWWRGAYQINGLQIIKTSGKVPVPLLDAPVIDIAVSWHALWYDHAVVARVEFLRPELNFVDGGANKQATQTGAGTDWRDQMNKLLPITLNEVRVNDGKISFRNFSSKPQVNISANQVNASLYNLTNVEDLEGKRDARFEGHAKLFGQAPVESTATFDPFSNFEDFEFRLRATGIELRRLNDFSGAYGKFDFNAGTGDIVIEADADNARLSGYIKPLLHNVDVFNWQQDVENKDKGFFRSIWEAVVGGTETVLKNQSQNQFATRVELSGNVHRQDISPLQAFWQILRNGFVQAFNARYEQAPPKQE from the coding sequence ATGAAACGTCGCTACAGCTGGCCGCTCTGGACCTTCACCGGCCTGGTTGTACTGGTGCTCGCCCTGCACATCGCCCTGCCCTACCTGGTGCGCGACTACCTCAACGACAAGCTCGCCGACATGGGCGAATACAAGGGCCGCGTCAGCGACGTCGACCTGGCCTGGTGGCGCGGCGCCTATCAGATCAATGGCCTGCAGATCATCAAGACCAGCGGCAAGGTGCCGGTACCGTTGCTCGATGCGCCGGTGATCGACATCGCCGTGAGCTGGCACGCCCTGTGGTACGACCACGCGGTGGTGGCACGGGTGGAATTCCTGCGCCCGGAGCTTAACTTCGTCGACGGCGGCGCCAACAAACAGGCCACTCAGACCGGTGCCGGTACTGACTGGCGCGACCAGATGAACAAGCTGCTGCCGATCACCTTGAACGAGGTGCGGGTCAACGACGGCAAGATCAGCTTCCGCAATTTCTCGTCCAAACCCCAAGTCAACATCAGCGCCAACCAAGTCAATGCCAGCCTCTACAACCTGACCAATGTGGAAGACCTGGAAGGCAAGCGCGATGCGCGTTTCGAAGGCCATGCCAAGCTGTTCGGCCAAGCCCCGGTGGAAAGCACTGCCACGTTCGATCCGTTCAGCAACTTCGAAGACTTCGAATTTCGCCTGCGCGCCACCGGGATCGAGCTGCGTCGGCTCAATGACTTCTCCGGTGCCTATGGCAAGTTCGATTTCAACGCCGGCACGGGCGATATCGTGATCGAGGCGGATGCCGACAATGCCCGCCTGAGTGGCTACATCAAGCCGCTGCTGCACAACGTCGATGTGTTCAACTGGCAGCAGGACGTGGAAAACAAGGACAAGGGTTTCTTCCGTTCGATCTGGGAAGCCGTGGTCGGTGGGACCGAGACGGTGCTCAAGAACCAGTCGCAGAACCAGTTCGCGACCCGGGTCGAACTCAGCGGTAACGTGCATCGCCAGGACATCAGCCCGCTGCAGGCGTTCTGGCAGATCCTGCGCAACGGCTTCGTGCAGGCTTTCAATGCGCGCTATGAACAGGCGCCGCCCAAGCAGGAATGA
- a CDS encoding vWA domain-containing protein gives MLLNLFNEMRAAKVPVSVRELLDLINALEQRVTFADMDEFYFLARAILVKDERHFDKFDRAFSAYFNGLQNLDQHLEALIPEEWLRKEFERSLSAEERAQIQSLGGLDKLIEAFKQRLEEQKGRHAGGSKWIGTGGTSPFGSGGYNPEGIRVGDAGERQGKAVKVWDQREYRNLDDSVELGTRNIKVALRRLRQFARQGAAEELDIDGTIDHTARDGGLLNIQLRPERRNNVKLLLLFDIGGSMDAHVKVCEELFSACRTEFKHLEYFYFHNCVYETVWKDNHRRNAERISTHDLLHKYGPDYKVVFIGDAAMAPYEITHPGGSVEHWNEEPGLVWLQRFVQTYRKLIWINPYPQDTWGYTASTHLIRELVEERMYPLTLSGLEDGMRYLAK, from the coding sequence ATGCTGCTCAACCTGTTCAATGAAATGCGCGCGGCCAAAGTGCCGGTGTCGGTGCGCGAGTTGCTCGACCTGATCAACGCCCTGGAGCAAAGGGTGACGTTCGCCGACATGGACGAGTTCTACTTCCTGGCGCGGGCGATCCTGGTCAAGGATGAACGCCACTTCGACAAATTCGACCGGGCGTTTTCGGCCTACTTCAATGGCCTGCAGAACCTCGATCAACACCTTGAAGCGCTGATTCCGGAAGAATGGCTGCGCAAGGAGTTCGAGCGCTCGCTGAGTGCCGAGGAGCGCGCGCAGATCCAGTCCCTGGGCGGGCTGGACAAGCTGATCGAAGCCTTCAAACAGCGGCTGGAGGAGCAGAAAGGCCGGCACGCCGGTGGCAGCAAGTGGATCGGCACCGGTGGCACCAGCCCGTTCGGTTCGGGTGGCTACAACCCCGAGGGCATCCGCGTGGGCGATGCCGGCGAACGCCAGGGCAAAGCCGTGAAGGTGTGGGATCAGCGCGAATACCGCAACCTGGATGACAGCGTCGAGCTGGGCACGCGCAACATCAAGGTGGCACTGCGCCGACTGCGCCAGTTCGCCCGGCAGGGTGCGGCCGAAGAGCTGGACATCGACGGCACCATCGACCACACCGCACGCGATGGCGGCTTGCTCAACATTCAGCTGCGCCCCGAGCGACGCAACAACGTCAAGCTGTTGCTGCTGTTCGACATCGGTGGTTCGATGGACGCCCATGTGAAGGTCTGCGAGGAGTTGTTCTCGGCCTGTCGCACCGAGTTCAAACACCTGGAGTATTTCTACTTTCACAACTGCGTCTACGAAACGGTCTGGAAGGACAACCACCGACGCAACGCCGAGCGCATCAGCACCCACGACCTGCTGCACAAGTACGGCCCTGACTACAAGGTGGTGTTCATCGGCGATGCGGCCATGGCGCCCTATGAGATCACTCATCCCGGTGGCAGTGTAGAGCACTGGAACGAGGAGCCGGGGTTAGTCTGGTTGCAGCGCTTCGTGCAGACCTACAGGAAACTCATCTGGATCAATCCCTATCCGCAGGACACCTGGGGTTACACGGCCTCCACCCACCTGATTCGCGAGCTGGTGGAAGAGCGCATGTACCCGCTGACCCTGAGCGGGTTGGAAGACGGGATGCGCTATCTGGCCAAGTGA
- a CDS encoding spermidine synthase — MKRFVLLDTTPIPDNGGALCLFEYGEDFVIKIQGGDGGQLMNTRMHGSEDALAEIPCRKVAGRPNSRVLIGGLGMGFTLASALKHLGKTAEVVVAELVPGVVEWNRGPLGEKAGNPLADPRTVIRMEDVAKVLQAEPAGFDAIMLDVDNGPEGLTQKANSWLYSAGGLNVCAKALRPKGVLAVWSASADRQFSDKLRKAGFKAEEVQVFAHGNKGTRHTIWIAQKN; from the coding sequence ATGAAACGTTTCGTACTGCTCGACACCACACCGATCCCCGACAACGGCGGTGCGCTCTGCCTGTTCGAGTACGGCGAAGACTTCGTCATCAAGATCCAGGGCGGTGACGGCGGCCAACTGATGAACACCCGCATGCACGGTTCCGAAGACGCCCTGGCCGAGATCCCCTGCCGCAAGGTGGCCGGGCGGCCGAACTCGCGGGTGCTGATCGGCGGGCTGGGCATGGGCTTCACGTTGGCGTCGGCACTCAAGCACCTGGGCAAGACCGCCGAGGTGGTGGTCGCCGAGCTGGTCCCGGGCGTGGTCGAATGGAATCGCGGCCCACTGGGTGAGAAGGCCGGCAACCCGCTGGCCGATCCGCGCACCGTCATCCGCATGGAGGACGTGGCCAAGGTCCTGCAGGCCGAGCCGGCCGGCTTCGATGCCATCATGCTGGACGTCGACAACGGTCCCGAAGGCCTGACCCAGAAGGCCAACAGCTGGCTGTACTCGGCCGGCGGCCTCAATGTCTGCGCCAAGGCACTGCGGCCCAAGGGCGTGCTCGCCGTATGGTCCGCCAGCGCCGACCGGCAGTTCAGCGACAAACTGCGCAAGGCCGGCTTCAAGGCCGAAGAAGTGCAAGTGTTCGCCCACGGCAACAAGGGCACCCGTCATACCATCTGGATCGCGCAGAAAAATTGA
- a CDS encoding class II glutamine amidotransferase: MCELLGMSANVPTDIVFSFTGLMQRGGRTGPHRDGWGIAFYEGRGLRLFQDPTASSESEVAQLVQRYPIKSEVVIGHIRQANVGKVCLANTHPFVRELWGRNWCFAHNGQLAGFDPRADFYRPVGDTDSEAAFCDLLNRVRDAFPEPVEFERLLPILVQACEQYRGQGVFNCLLSDGDWLFCFCSTKLVHITRRAPFGPARLKDVDVIVDFQAETTPDDVVTVIATEPLTENETWNRYEPGNWGLWRQGECVATGQAQPA; the protein is encoded by the coding sequence ATGTGTGAACTTCTGGGCATGAGTGCCAACGTACCGACCGATATCGTTTTCAGCTTCACCGGCCTGATGCAGCGCGGCGGCCGTACCGGGCCGCACCGCGACGGCTGGGGCATCGCCTTCTATGAAGGCCGTGGCCTGCGCCTGTTCCAGGACCCGACCGCCAGCAGCGAATCGGAAGTGGCGCAGTTGGTGCAACGCTATCCGATCAAAAGCGAAGTGGTCATCGGCCACATTCGTCAGGCCAACGTCGGCAAGGTCTGCCTGGCCAATACTCACCCGTTCGTGCGTGAGCTGTGGGGGCGCAACTGGTGCTTCGCCCACAACGGCCAACTGGCCGGTTTCGACCCCCGCGCCGATTTCTACCGCCCGGTGGGCGACACCGACAGCGAGGCGGCCTTCTGCGATCTGCTCAACCGCGTGCGTGACGCCTTTCCCGAGCCGGTCGAGTTCGAACGGCTGCTGCCCATCCTCGTGCAGGCGTGCGAGCAGTACCGTGGGCAAGGCGTGTTCAACTGCCTGCTCAGCGACGGCGACTGGCTGTTCTGCTTCTGTTCGACCAAGCTGGTGCACATTACCCGGCGGGCACCTTTCGGCCCGGCACGGCTCAAAGACGTGGACGTGATCGTGGATTTCCAGGCCGAAACCACGCCTGACGATGTGGTGACGGTGATCGCCACCGAACCCCTCACCGAGAACGAAACCTGGAACCGTTACGAGCCCGGCAATTGGGGCCTGTGGCGCCAGGGTGAATGCGTGGCCACCGGGCAGGCGCAACCCGCCTAG
- the cysK gene encoding cysteine synthase A, with protein MSRIYADNAHSIGNTPLVQINRIGPRGVTLLAKIEGRNPGYSVKCRIGANMIWDAESSGKLKPGMTIVEPTSGNTGIGLAFVAAARGYKLMLTMPASMSLERRKVLKALGAELVLTEPAKGMKGAIEKAGEIVASNPELYFMPQQFDNPANPAIHEKTTGPEIWNDTDGAVDVLVAGVGTGGTITGISRYIKQVQGKSILSVAVEPLTSPIITQAMAGQDITPAPHKIQGIGAGFIPKNLDLSLVDRVELVSDDEAKAMARRLMQEEGILCGISCGAAMAAAAKLAEKPEMQGKTIVVILPDSGERYLSSMLFSDLFTETELQA; from the coding sequence ATGAGCCGCATTTACGCCGACAACGCCCACTCCATCGGCAACACGCCGCTGGTGCAGATCAACCGCATCGGCCCGCGCGGGGTGACCCTGCTGGCCAAGATCGAGGGGCGCAACCCCGGCTACTCGGTCAAGTGCCGCATCGGCGCGAACATGATCTGGGACGCGGAAAGCTCCGGCAAGCTCAAGCCGGGCATGACCATCGTCGAGCCCACCTCGGGCAATACCGGCATCGGCCTGGCCTTCGTGGCCGCCGCGCGCGGCTACAAGCTGATGCTGACGATGCCTGCGTCCATGAGCCTGGAGCGGCGCAAGGTGCTCAAGGCGCTGGGTGCCGAACTGGTCCTGACCGAGCCGGCCAAGGGCATGAAGGGTGCCATCGAAAAGGCGGGCGAGATCGTTGCCAGCAACCCCGAGCTGTATTTCATGCCGCAGCAGTTCGACAATCCGGCCAACCCGGCCATCCATGAGAAGACCACCGGCCCGGAAATCTGGAACGACACCGACGGCGCCGTCGATGTGCTGGTGGCCGGCGTGGGGACCGGCGGGACCATCACCGGCATCTCGCGCTACATCAAGCAGGTTCAGGGCAAGTCGATCCTCAGCGTGGCGGTCGAGCCGCTGACCTCGCCGATCATCACCCAGGCCATGGCCGGCCAGGACATCACTCCCGCGCCACACAAGATCCAGGGCATCGGCGCCGGGTTCATTCCGAAGAACCTCGACCTGTCACTGGTGGATCGTGTCGAGCTGGTCAGCGACGACGAAGCCAAGGCCATGGCGCGGCGCTTGATGCAGGAGGAGGGCATTCTCTGCGGCATTTCCTGTGGCGCCGCCATGGCAGCCGCCGCCAAGCTGGCGGAGAAGCCGGAAATGCAAGGCAAGACCATCGTGGTCATCCTGCCCGATTCGGGTGAGCGCTACCTGTCGAGCATGCTCTTCAGCGACCTGTTCACCGAGACCGAACTGCAAGCCTGA
- a CDS encoding aspartyl/asparaginyl beta-hydroxylase domain-containing protein, with amino-acid sequence MTLSFAAKAAVLLLFIGSTLYVHLRGKARLPVLRQFVNHSALFAPYNALMYLFSSVPSKPYLDRSKFPELDVLKDNWQVIRDEAMHLFDEGYIRAAEKNNDAGFGSFFKKGWKRFYLKWYDKSLPSANALCPRTVELVNSIPNVKGAMFALLPGGSHLNPHRDPFAGSLRYHLGLSTPNSDACRIFVDGQEYAWRDGDDVMFDETYVHWVKNETEHTRVILFCDIERPLSNRFMASLNKRVSAFLGRATAPQNLDDERVGGINQAYAWSKTFSDRFSGKVKQFKRANPKAYRVLRPVLAVVVLTALGYWLFG; translated from the coding sequence ATGACCCTTTCCTTCGCCGCCAAGGCTGCCGTGCTGTTGCTGTTCATCGGCAGCACGCTCTACGTGCACCTGCGGGGCAAGGCGCGTCTGCCGGTGCTGCGCCAGTTCGTCAACCATTCCGCTCTGTTCGCGCCCTATAACGCCTTGATGTACCTGTTTTCCAGCGTGCCGTCCAAACCCTATCTGGACCGCAGCAAATTCCCCGAGCTGGATGTGCTCAAGGACAACTGGCAGGTCATCCGCGACGAAGCCATGCACCTGTTCGACGAGGGTTACATCCGCGCCGCCGAGAAAAACAACGACGCCGGCTTCGGTTCGTTCTTCAAGAAAGGCTGGAAGCGTTTCTACCTCAAGTGGTACGACAAATCCCTGCCCTCGGCCAACGCGCTATGCCCCCGCACCGTCGAGTTGGTCAACAGCATTCCCAACGTCAAGGGCGCCATGTTCGCGCTGCTGCCCGGCGGCAGTCACCTGAACCCGCACCGCGACCCGTTCGCCGGTTCGCTGCGCTACCACCTGGGCCTGTCGACGCCCAACTCCGACGCCTGCCGCATTTTCGTCGACGGCCAGGAATACGCCTGGCGCGATGGCGACGATGTGATGTTCGACGAGACCTACGTGCATTGGGTCAAGAACGAGACCGAACACACTCGGGTCATCCTGTTCTGTGACATCGAGCGGCCGCTGAGCAATCGCTTCATGGCGAGCCTCAACAAGCGCGTCAGCGCGTTCCTGGGTCGCGCCACCGCGCCGCAGAATCTGGACGACGAGCGCGTCGGCGGCATCAATCAGGCCTACGCCTGGAGCAAGACCTTCAGCGATCGCTTCAGCGGCAAGGTCAAGCAGTTCAAGCGCGCCAACCCCAAAGCCTACCGCGTGCTGCGCCCGGTGCTGGCGGTGGTTGTGCTGACCGCCTTGGGGTACTGGTTGTTTGGTTGA
- a CDS encoding DUF1120 domain-containing protein, which yields MTLISRLLIGTTLLAALPTAMAASTVDLSVTGSIVPAACTPSLSASDFHHGKISKSDLNMDGPTGFTENKKVATLSVNCTAATVYGIRGIDNRADTVGNNWYMTPYGLGLTPNGEKIGAHFLEIYPRESLIDGKPAFISVGNASGTTWSSAALGEKGIRNYGELLGFTDTAGPLSQPLPIKDATFALKSYLVIAAAKGLTLTDEVALDGAATIELVYL from the coding sequence ATGACCCTTATATCCCGGCTGCTTATCGGCACCACGCTGCTGGCAGCACTCCCGACCGCAATGGCGGCTTCAACCGTTGATTTGAGTGTCACCGGCTCGATCGTACCGGCCGCTTGCACCCCATCGCTCTCTGCCAGCGATTTCCACCACGGCAAGATATCGAAGAGCGACCTCAACATGGATGGGCCAACAGGTTTCACCGAGAACAAGAAGGTTGCCACCCTGAGCGTCAATTGCACGGCTGCTACGGTGTACGGAATCCGTGGGATCGACAATCGTGCAGATACCGTCGGAAACAACTGGTACATGACGCCCTATGGGCTGGGCCTGACGCCCAACGGAGAGAAGATCGGTGCGCACTTTCTGGAAATTTACCCGCGCGAATCGCTGATTGACGGCAAACCAGCGTTTATTTCCGTGGGGAATGCTTCGGGCACCACATGGAGCAGCGCAGCCCTGGGTGAGAAAGGTATTCGTAACTACGGCGAACTGTTGGGGTTCACCGATACAGCAGGGCCACTTTCGCAACCGCTGCCGATCAAGGATGCCACTTTCGCACTCAAATCCTATCTGGTCATCGCTGCGGCCAAAGGGCTGACCCTGACCGACGAAGTCGCCCTCGACGGTGCCGCCACCATCGAACTCGTGTACCTGTAA
- a CDS encoding DUF2937 family protein: MLRSYLRLVLFAVGLLVGVQVPGVINDYAQRVEAHRLEAQQSLRGFSETAQRFFNGDLQALVAHYRASEDPVFRSDAASIGALLARNQLLEREWQALQGPWYEKAWHVLAKADPQLRQETLNGYNYQVLLAPEAIAWGIACALLLAWVVESIILFIGWTLWFGRRRAKPVAEPLVRRER; this comes from the coding sequence ATGCTGCGAAGCTACCTGCGACTTGTGCTGTTTGCCGTCGGCCTGCTGGTGGGTGTGCAAGTGCCCGGCGTGATCAACGACTACGCCCAACGGGTCGAGGCCCATCGCCTTGAGGCGCAGCAAAGCCTGCGCGGTTTCAGTGAGACCGCGCAGCGTTTCTTCAATGGTGACCTGCAGGCGCTGGTGGCGCACTACCGCGCCAGCGAAGATCCAGTGTTCCGCAGCGATGCCGCCAGCATTGGCGCGTTGCTGGCCCGCAACCAGTTGCTGGAGCGGGAGTGGCAGGCGTTGCAGGGACCCTGGTATGAAAAAGCCTGGCATGTACTGGCCAAGGCCGATCCGCAACTGCGCCAGGAAACCCTCAACGGCTACAACTACCAGGTGCTGCTGGCGCCGGAAGCGATTGCCTGGGGCATCGCCTGCGCGCTGCTGCTGGCCTGGGTCGTGGAAAGCATCATCCTGTTCATCGGCTGGACCCTGTGGTTCGGCCGTCGCCGCGCCAAACCTGTGGCCGAACCCCTGGTACGTCGCGAACGCTAG
- a CDS encoding S9 family peptidase, which translates to MSQPTAAPIAHVAPGADPYAWLQVRDRADVLDHLKAENAWQEAQLADQAELREQLFEEIKGRIRETDLSLASPWGPWLYYTRTTAGDEYPRHYRCARPADGSSQVDEHSEQLLLDPNVLADGGFLSMGAFNVSPDHRRLAYSLDTSGDEVYRLFVKELASEAVVELPFDDCDGSMTWANDSQTLFFGELDETHRPYRLHRHTLGSEGAEQVFEELDGRFFLHCYRASSERQLILLLNSKTTSEAWVLDAERPNGDFACLAPRVEHHEYYPDHGQLDGAWTWFIRSNQEGINFALYQAADNGMAPTREQWQTLIAHRDEVMLEGVTLNATAFTLSLRARGLPIIEVHAQGQAPYPVQLPDAAYSLYVSDSLEFASEQIRLRYEALNRPGQVRQLSLRDGAQVVLKQTPVLGAFDADDYVSQRLWATAADGTQVPISLVVKKAFAGQPTPLYLYGYGAYGESLDPWFSHARLSLLDRGIAFAIAHVRGGGELGEAWYRAGKQEHKGNTFSDFIACAEHVIEQGLTRAEQLVISGGSAGGLLIGAVLNQRPELFQAAVAEVPFVDVLNTMLDPDLPLTVTEYDEWGNPQEPEVHARIKAYAPYENVTAQAYPHLLVIAGYNDSRVQYWEAAKWVARLRACKTDKNLLLLKTELGAGHGGMSGRYQGLRDVALEYAFVLKALGTAKQS; encoded by the coding sequence ATGTCCCAGCCAACCGCCGCCCCTATCGCCCACGTCGCTCCCGGCGCCGATCCCTACGCCTGGCTGCAGGTACGCGACCGCGCCGACGTGCTCGACCACCTCAAGGCCGAGAATGCCTGGCAGGAAGCGCAACTCGCCGACCAGGCCGAGCTGCGCGAGCAGTTGTTCGAGGAGATCAAGGGGCGCATTCGCGAAACCGACCTGTCCCTCGCCTCCCCTTGGGGCCCTTGGTTGTACTACACCCGCACCACGGCGGGTGACGAGTACCCGCGCCATTATCGCTGCGCGCGTCCGGCCGATGGCTCGAGCCAGGTCGACGAGCACTCCGAGCAATTGTTGCTGGACCCCAACGTGCTGGCAGACGGCGGCTTCCTGTCCATGGGCGCGTTCAACGTCAGCCCCGACCACCGGCGTCTGGCCTACAGCCTGGACACCAGCGGCGACGAGGTCTACCGGCTGTTCGTCAAGGAGCTGGCCAGCGAGGCCGTGGTCGAGTTGCCTTTCGATGACTGCGACGGCAGCATGACCTGGGCCAACGACAGCCAGACGCTGTTCTTCGGCGAGCTGGACGAGACCCACCGCCCCTATCGGCTGCACCGCCACACCTTGGGCAGCGAAGGTGCCGAGCAGGTCTTCGAGGAGCTCGACGGGCGTTTCTTCCTGCATTGCTACCGCGCCAGTTCCGAGCGCCAGTTGATCCTGCTGCTCAACAGCAAGACCACCAGTGAGGCCTGGGTGCTGGATGCCGAGCGGCCCAACGGTGATTTCGCCTGCCTGGCGCCACGGGTCGAGCACCATGAGTACTACCCCGATCACGGCCAGCTCGACGGTGCCTGGACCTGGTTCATCCGCAGCAATCAGGAAGGCATCAATTTCGCCCTGTACCAGGCAGCCGACAACGGCATGGCGCCGACCCGCGAGCAGTGGCAAACGCTGATCGCGCACCGTGACGAGGTGATGCTCGAAGGCGTGACTCTCAATGCCACAGCCTTCACCTTGAGCCTGCGTGCGCGCGGCCTGCCGATCATCGAAGTGCATGCCCAGGGACAGGCGCCGTATCCGGTGCAACTGCCTGATGCCGCGTACAGCCTGTACGTTTCCGACAGCCTGGAGTTCGCCAGCGAGCAGATCCGCTTGCGCTACGAGGCGCTCAATCGGCCTGGGCAGGTGCGCCAGTTGAGCCTGCGCGACGGCGCACAGGTGGTGCTCAAGCAGACCCCGGTGCTGGGCGCGTTCGATGCCGACGACTATGTCAGCCAACGGCTCTGGGCCACCGCCGCGGACGGCACCCAGGTGCCGATCAGCCTGGTGGTGAAGAAGGCCTTCGCCGGCCAGCCCACGCCGCTGTACCTTTACGGCTACGGTGCCTATGGCGAGAGCCTGGACCCGTGGTTTTCCCACGCACGGTTGAGCCTGCTGGACCGTGGCATCGCCTTCGCCATCGCCCATGTGCGCGGCGGCGGCGAACTGGGTGAGGCGTGGTATCGCGCTGGCAAGCAGGAACACAAGGGCAACACCTTCAGCGATTTCATTGCCTGTGCCGAACACGTGATCGAGCAGGGTTTGACCCGCGCCGAGCAGTTGGTGATCAGCGGTGGCAGCGCGGGTGGGCTGTTGATCGGCGCCGTGTTGAACCAGCGGCCGGAGCTCTTCCAGGCAGCGGTGGCCGAGGTGCCGTTCGTCGATGTGCTCAACACCATGCTCGACCCCGACCTGCCGTTGACGGTGACCGAGTACGACGAGTGGGGCAACCCGCAGGAGCCCGAGGTGCATGCGCGGATCAAGGCGTATGCGCCCTATGAGAACGTCACGGCCCAGGCGTATCCGCACCTGTTGGTGATCGCCGGGTACAACGACAGCCGTGTGCAGTATTGGGAAGCCGCGAAGTGGGTGGCGCGCCTGCGGGCGTGCAAGACCGACAAGAACCTGCTGCTGCTCAAGACCGAACTGGGCGCCGGGCATGGCGGCATGAGTGGCCGTTATCAGGGGCTGCGCGACGTGGCTCTCGAATACGCCTTCGTCCTCAAGGCCCTGGGGACAGCCAAGCAATCTTGA
- a CDS encoding MFS transporter, with protein sequence MTENDYFLAWGIYAFAALGCILVWFRITRWMWRYLREPLRLLGVVLLLTPTVVDPARDLLAPAVAISTLELLFKMGGSAWGAISDLTMAAVIALGVYVIFALVRLPFLRKAEARRRAQVQAQADVAAQRDDDGEALAQRVDDREQRHVPPPRENLRVEPRI encoded by the coding sequence ATGACCGAGAACGACTATTTCCTCGCCTGGGGTATCTACGCCTTCGCCGCCTTGGGCTGCATTCTGGTGTGGTTTCGCATCACCCGCTGGATGTGGCGTTATCTGCGCGAGCCACTTCGCCTGCTGGGCGTGGTGCTGTTGTTGACGCCCACGGTGGTCGACCCCGCCCGCGACCTGCTGGCCCCGGCCGTCGCCATCAGCACGCTGGAACTGCTGTTCAAGATGGGCGGCAGCGCCTGGGGCGCGATTTCCGATCTGACCATGGCGGCGGTGATCGCCCTTGGCGTGTACGTGATCTTCGCCCTGGTGCGCCTGCCGTTCCTGCGCAAGGCCGAGGCGCGCCGTCGGGCGCAAGTCCAGGCCCAGGCGGACGTTGCCGCGCAACGCGATGACGATGGCGAAGCGCTCGCGCAGCGCGTCGACGACCGCGAGCAACGCCACGTCCCGCCACCGCGGGAAAACCTGCGTGTCGAACCGCGCATCTGA
- a CDS encoding AAA family ATPase — protein sequence MKFEGTPAYVATDDLKLAVNAAITLQRPLLVKGEPGTGKTMLAEQLAESFGARLITWHIKSTTKAHQGLYEYDAVSRLRDSQLGVDKVHDVRNYLKKGKLWEAFEADERVILLIDEIDKADIEFPNDLLQELDKMEFYVYETDETIKARHRPIIIITSNNEKELPDAFLRRCFFHYIAFPDRATLQRIVDVHYPDIKKTLVAEALDVFFDVRKVPGLKKKPSTSELVDWLKLLMADNIGEAVLRERDPTKAIPPLAGALVKNEQDVQLLERLAFMSRRGNR from the coding sequence ATGAAGTTCGAAGGCACCCCCGCCTACGTTGCCACCGACGACCTCAAGCTGGCGGTCAATGCCGCGATCACCTTGCAGCGGCCCCTGCTGGTCAAGGGCGAACCAGGCACCGGCAAGACCATGCTGGCCGAACAGTTGGCCGAGTCCTTCGGTGCACGGCTGATCACCTGGCACATCAAGTCCACCACCAAGGCCCACCAGGGCCTGTACGAGTACGACGCGGTCAGCCGTCTGCGCGATTCGCAGCTGGGTGTGGACAAGGTCCACGACGTGCGCAACTACCTCAAGAAAGGCAAGCTGTGGGAGGCCTTCGAAGCCGATGAACGGGTCATCCTGCTGATCGATGAAATCGACAAGGCCGACATCGAGTTCCCCAACGACCTGCTGCAGGAACTCGACAAGATGGAGTTCTACGTCTACGAGACGGATGAAACCATCAAGGCTCGCCATCGCCCGATCATCATCATTACCTCCAACAACGAAAAAGAGCTGCCCGATGCGTTCCTGCGTCGCTGCTTCTTCCACTACATCGCCTTTCCCGACCGCGCGACCCTGCAACGCATCGTCGACGTGCACTACCCCGACATCAAGAAAACCCTGGTGGCCGAGGCCCTGGACGTCTTCTTCGATGTGCGCAAGGTGCCGGGCCTGAAAAAGAAGCCCTCCACCTCCGAACTGGTCGACTGGCTCAAGCTGTTGATGGCCGACAACATCGGTGAAGCCGTGCTGCGCGAACGCGATCCGACCAAGGCGATTCCGCCGCTGGCCGGTGCCCTGGTCAAGAACGAACAGGACGTGCAGCTTCTCGAACGCCTGGCCTTCATGAGCCGGCGCGGCAACCGCTGA